Part of the Candidatus Binataceae bacterium genome is shown below.
GGGCGGCTGCTGGGCGAGAAGCTTGGCCCCCGTCAGCGGCGCGGGCGCTGGCGCTACCTTCGGCGCCGCGTGGGTTACGAGCGTGAGAGGTGGTGGCGACGGCTGTTGGGAAGCGCATCCGCCCAGCCCGAGCATGAGCGCGATACCGATTGCTATAATCTTGTCTCGCATCGCCCTCCTCCGTCAGCTTCGTTGCTCCGTCCAACTGATTCGCGTCACGTAAAAGCCGAGCGGGTTGTCAAGGATCGAGGCGTCGGACGCTTGCGGCGCCATCTCTGTATCGAGCACGGCTTCCCAGTGCGTGGTTGAGATGGGCGCTCCGTCGAGGCCGAGCGCCTGCTCCGTCCAGCGCACCTGCCAGGTGGCGTGGGACAGCTTCAGGATCGAATCGATCTGGACGGTTACCGTCGTATGCTGCGCGACCTTGAACGGGTCATGGGCGAGGTCTTGGTCGTGGTAGTAGTTCTCGAGGAACTTGTAGGCCGCGCCGCGCACCCGGCTGTAGACCTCGCCGATCACCTGGTGCTCGGCCTGCGGGTCGGCGATTACCTCGCGCGAGTCCCGGATGAAGCCGGCCAGCTCGTAGCGCATCATCCTTTCCGTGGTTAGCTGGGCGGTGCTCTCGCCGAGCGCGGTGGGCGCGGCCAAGGCGTAGCCGAGTCCATCGACCCGGACGACGTAGGGGATGAATCTGCTGCGCGTGCTGACTCGCACAAGTCCGAAGGCGAGGACGAGCGAGAGAACGAGCAGACCTGTCGCCGCGATCTGCCAGTTGCGTTTGCCGAGAACCAGATCAGCGTAACGCTCGTCCCATTCGCGCCGTGCCTTGACGTAAATGCTGCCTTCCATCCTGATGCCTCGCTCCAGACCATCGAGCACGCGGTCTGAATCCGTGCTCGCTGGATTGAGGACGTGAGCAAAACGCCTGCCAGAACGGCGGCGAGCGATACGGCGAAGGAACGTCGCTGGATTTGATCGCGGCGAGCGTTATCAGACCCGAGGTGATCTCAGATGACGATGATCGATCGTTCCGGTGCGCCGGTCACGATCTTCCGAAATCTCAGGTCATCTCGAATGACGTTGGTCATTCGTGGCGCGGCTCGCTAATCTCCATGCATGGAATCAGTCTGCCGGCACGAAGTATCGCCGGTGTACGCGAAGCTCGGGTGGATCGAGGTTCCTGGCCAAACCAGATTCTCGCGCGCCGGACTGACTGTAACGTATGAGCACGACACGATGATCCTGCGGATTGGGGCCAAGCAGTGGCCGCCCGGCCCGATCGATATGCTTGGCTTGCTGTGGTGACCCAGCTATCGGTGCACGCCCGCGAGTTAGGCGCCAGATCTCAGGCGCCCAGATCGTCGAGAAGGCGGATGGTGTCTTGAGCGGCGCCCTCCGTCGCCGGCCACATGCGTTCCGGAAGATCCCAACCCGAACGTAGCAGTTCGACGAGTTCGCGCGCTGTGTTGATCAGTTGCCGAAGCTCGTCCCGCTTCAGCCTCGCCCTATCGAAGGCTGCCTGGACGCTGCTATCGTCGCGGCGGGCAAACAATTGATTCCGTAGCCCAGCGACTCGGTCCGCGATGTCACGCACGCTGCCTAACTTCCGCCGAAAGACCTCGTTCTGATCGCTTGTCAGCCTCCTGCGAAGATCGTTACAAGCCGAAAGGCTGACCACGCCGGAATCGGAATCGAATAAGCGGTATATAGCCATCACGCAGGCAATAAGATGGGCGTGAACGCTGGGGATGAAGAACCCGCGATAGGCTCCGAAAGCGCGGGCGTGTGGGGCGGTCTCGACGTTTGTGTTCTTGAAAGTCAGGAGCCGCCAGATTTCAAAGGATACGTCCGCGGTTGTGACCGCTTGGACGAGTTCGTTGATTTTGTCGACGGGATGCAAAGCGTCAGCAGTTTTCATTTCACTCTGCGGGCGTCGTCGATATCCCTGCTCGCACTGACGAAGCGGAGCTCGACGCGCTTGTCGAGCGAGCCGGCGATGCGCCTGAGCACCGCCGGTAAGGCGTCCTGGTAATCCGCATCTCCCAGCCTGCCGATCATCGACGTACTTGTTCGGAGCGCTCTGGCAAAGTCCCACTGCGCGATCCCCCGGCCAGCGCTCGGCGGACCGCCTCGGGCTCGCGGGCGATAACGGTCAAAAATATTCGCGCAGTCCTGTCCGGTGTCCTTCGGTGCTGCTCCCAGTCCTGCAAAGCGTCGATGGCGAACCCGAATCGCCGGGAAAATTCTGTTTGCGAGCATTTCAGCTTTTTCCTGAGCGCCTTGACGTCGACGTCCTCGGGCACATGTACGCCGAAGCCATCGGTAATCTCACCCCGCGCGAACGCGCGAACTTCCTTGGCCGCCTTGATGAGCTTCGTTCCAATCTTAGACACGCCGCTTCGCTCCTTTCCTGTACTCCCGAACGATATCCCCCAGAATAACCTTCAACTCGTTCCGTTCCGCTTTGCTCAGGTTCGCTCTCTCTCCCTTCGAATACAGGACCAGCAAAAATACCGGCATGTCTTTGCCGGAATAGAACGTGATCACGCGATACCCGCCGCTCTTTCCTTTCCCGCGACCCGCGAAACGGACCTTCCGTGCGCCGCCGGTACCACCGATTTCGTCGCCAGCATCGGGATGCCGGGCGATCATCTCAACCACCGCTTCTCGCTCGCTTTCTGTCAGCCCCGCGGCTTTGGTATCAGCGAGATAAGCGGGGGTCTCGACGACGGTGTGCATCTCGAAATTATACGGCAATGCCGTAGATGTCAAGCGGTGGACCAAGCATCATGTTAAGACCAAAGCGCGGCCGGCTCGGTCACCGCCAGCAATCTCGAACTTTCCGACTCCACGTCGGTACTCTACGGCATTGCCGCCTAGACTCTTATACGGTATTGCCGTAGCTCCAGTGCCCACTTAGTGCCCACTTTGGGATTTATCCACAGGATCTGACGTGATCTCGATCTCCCAACAGTCCTTGTATTTACTGCGTTATATGACTTTGGATGATCCTCGAAAACCTCGCGGGCAAGTTTTCAAGACCGGTGCCTTCAACCGCTCGGCCACCCCTCCCCCAACCTTCTTGTGGGCAAAAGCCATTTATCGCCCACCAAGGCCAGCACGATACTAGAGCAATCTTACTACCTGTGTTGGGTTGGCCAAACTGAGGCTCGACCCTAGCTTGCGCCATGGCTGCGCGAGCACATGTCCAGCACCCAGCGTGCGCACCGTAGGTGGGCCGTTTCGGAGCGCCACCGCGCGGCGCGGCTCTGCGGTCTTCGGTTGGACCGTCGCCCGCGGCCCTTTTTTCAAGCCGGTTAAACCAGCAGCTCGCTAGGCGGGTTTCGCGGATCGACCTCGCGCCAATTGAGTTCCTTGCGATTATGCAAGGTCACCGCGCGAATCCTGCCAAAGTCTACCTGCTGGTCCATCCCCATCGGCGCCTGACCACGCTGATGGTCACGCACCGCCTTGATCAGAAGCCGGCGGAAGCGAATCAGGGTGCTATCCGAGGAACCCAGATACTCGCGGGTCCGATTGGCGATCGCACCTGGCGCCTCGGCGACTGCGAAGTCCTCAGCGATTAGTGACTTGAGTCCGCTCCAATGGCCCTCCTTCATCTTACGCCGATCCTGGCTCCAGACCTGTTCGATACCACCCAGGCCGGCCGCGGTGTCGTCAGGATCACGCGCTTCCTGGCGCGCAAATAGGGCGTTGGTGTCCAGCGGCTTGTCCAGGTAAAACTGAAAGTACCATAGCACGCTCCATTCGTCGTCGATCGGAATCGGGCACAGGGTCAGGTTGGGCGCCGCCGAGTCCATGGGGACAAACGAATAAAACGGCACCACTACTTCGCGAATACGAGTGTAAACGGTACCATCGAACAAATCGCGCAATGCCGCCTCGCGAAAGCCATAGGGCTGCATAATGTAGTCGTAGATGGGGCCGTTGTTGTAGGTCGCCAGCGGAGTACCGGTGTTGGCCTGATTGTTCTTGAGCCAGAAGGAGTGCAGCACGCCCAGATGGGAGGAATCGATCGTTGTCTCCATCGCCTGCAACCAACTGCAGTGCAGAATGGCCTTGGAGACCGCGACCTGGTTGACAGGTAGGCGATTGAATTCGAAATCAACGAAATTGGGCGCCGGATCGCGCTTGCCCAGATAGACCCATACCGTGTTGGCAGCCTCGCGCACCGGGTAATGGCGCACCCGTACCTTGGCC
Proteins encoded:
- a CDS encoding VirB8/TrbF family protein; the protein is MEGSIYVKARREWDERYADLVLGKRNWQIAATGLLVLSLVLAFGLVRVSTRSRFIPYVVRVDGLGYALAAPTALGESTAQLTTERMMRYELAGFIRDSREVIADPQAEHQVIGEVYSRVRGAAYKFLENYYHDQDLAHDPFKVAQHTTVTVQIDSILKLSHATWQVRWTEQALGLDGAPISTTHWEAVLDTEMAPQASDASILDNPLGFYVTRISWTEQRS
- a CDS encoding Rieske 2Fe-2S domain-containing protein, with the protein product MLTHEENDLLVKVGPGAPMGEFMREYWIPAVRSESLQADGAPKRVRILGENFVAFRATDGRVGFFDEGCPHRCTSLALARNEDNALTCIFHGWKIDVSGKVVEVPSEPPERRAEFAAKVRVRHYPVREAANTVWVYLGKRDPAPNFVDFEFNRLPVNQVAVSKAILHCSWLQAMETTIDSSHLGVLHSFWLKNNQANTGTPLATYNNGPIYDYIMQPYGFREAALRDLFDGTVYTRIREVVVPFYSFVPMDSAAPNLTLCPIPIDDEWSVLWYFQFYLDKPLDTNALFARQEARDPDDTAAGLGGIEQVWSQDRRKMKEGHWSGLKSLIAEDFAVAEAPGAIANRTREYLGSSDSTLIRFRRLLIKAVRDHQRGQAPMGMDQQVDFGRIRAVTLHNRKELNWREVDPRNPPSELLV
- a CDS encoding type II toxin-antitoxin system RelE/ParE family toxin, encoding MHTVVETPAYLADTKAAGLTESEREAVVEMIARHPDAGDEIGGTGGARKVRFAGRGKGKSGGYRVITFYSGKDMPVFLLVLYSKGERANLSKAERNELKVILGDIVREYRKGAKRRV